Genomic window (Gelria sp. Kuro-4):
CCGTGACAGCCGCGTGACCATTCCCGGGCGCGGCACGGACAAGATCAACGCCGCCCACGCCTACGGTGGAACGGCCCTGGCCATTAAAACGGTGGAAAACCTGCTCAATATCCCAATCCACTACTACGTGAAGATCAATTATGCGGCCCTGACCAAGATTGTTGATGCCTTAGGCGGGGTTAAGATCGATGTGGACCAGAACATGCACTACGTTGACCGCGCGGGGGGCCTCAAGATCGATCTCAAAGCGGGCCCGCAGGTCCTGGACGGCGCCAAGGCGGAGCAATATTTAAGGTACCGCAACCAGACAGGTGATATCGGGCGGATCACCCGCCAGCAGAAGTTCGTGCGGGCGCTGGCCGACCAGGTGTTCTCCCCGAGCACGCTGCTCAAGGTGCCGGAGCTGGCCCGCATCATCAGTGAGAACGTGGAGACGGACCTGACCCCTTCCCAGATGGTGTACTACGCCAACTTGGCCCGCCAGGTGGACCTGGCGCAGGTGCCGATTGAGACCTTGGCCGGTACGGACAAGTACATCGGTGGGGTCAGCTACTGGCTGGTGGACAGGGAGAAGGTGAGCGACCAAGTGGCCAAGGTTCTTTTGGGCATCGACCGGGATGCCAATAAGGCGGTGCGGGTGGAGGTGCTCAACGGTAACGGCGAGGTGGGCGCGGCGCGTGAAGTGGCGCAGCAGCTGACAAACATGGGTTACACCGTGGTGCGAGTAGGCAATGCCGATCGCTTCACCTACCGGCAGAGCCAGATTCTCACCCTGCCGAGCGCTCCGGCGGCGGCAGTGGACAGCATCGCCCAGGCCCTTAACGTGACGCGCATTGCCCCGGCCGCGGCAGGGGAAAGCAGTGACGTGGACATCAAGGTGATTGTCGGCCGGGATCTAGCTGGATAAGGAGGTCGGTTGTAGCGTGGAGCCGCAAGAGGTGGCGCGCCTGGCAGCCCTGGCGGCCGAAGAAAAAAAGGGCCGCGATGTGGTTATTCTGGACATCTCCGGCATA
Coding sequences:
- a CDS encoding LCP family protein, translating into MTEVKRRRVVRRFNWRRFALFSSCALLLIALAVGAAFYAFLGGLGPAGGEVAGREHPEPAKEEPINVLVLGLDAGVLEPHTGHLPERTDTMMVVTFDPAKKRAGVLSIPRDSRVTIPGRGTDKINAAHAYGGTALAIKTVENLLNIPIHYYVKINYAALTKIVDALGGVKIDVDQNMHYVDRAGGLKIDLKAGPQVLDGAKAEQYLRYRNQTGDIGRITRQQKFVRALADQVFSPSTLLKVPELARIISENVETDLTPSQMVYYANLARQVDLAQVPIETLAGTDKYIGGVSYWLVDREKVSDQVAKVLLGIDRDANKAVRVEVLNGNGEVGAAREVAQQLTNMGYTVVRVGNADRFTYRQSQILTLPSAPAAAVDSIAQALNVTRIAPAAAGESSDVDIKVIVGRDLAG